One genomic segment of Candidatus Margulisiibacteriota bacterium includes these proteins:
- a CDS encoding B12-binding domain-containing radical SAM protein produces the protein MYNKRKMKLLLIQPSMYHQVGKLLKFKKAFIPSITMPTLAALTSHEVEVEIIDEHVDEIDLDRKADLVAITCHTFSASRAYEIADEFRKRGTKVILGGIHPTVLPDEAKEHADSVMIGEVEDIWETVIKDLRAKELKPFYRPGYPSLSRLVIPRIDLINLAKYQKMPFSRLPTIPLETSRGCPFSCDFCLVTGFYGRHQRMKPVKNVVKEIQAIGAKYYFFCDVNIGANQERARELFAALAPLKIKWAGQFNVFAAKHPAMLKLARQSGCYAAYLGIESINEASLRSVNKKINRIEDYAEQLKVFHDCGLPIHGSFVFGLDEDDEATIDQTVEFVDRNHIDKVTYYFLFPIPGTAQYDRIKAEGRMVHDRYWLDKTRPLLDVHYQPKKISREKLLEKFWEANDKTFSWRSIVKRLFLPPQPQALTSFVSNIYYRKMNRKRELTFS, from the coding sequence ATGTATAATAAACGTAAAATGAAACTATTACTGATCCAACCTTCAATGTATCACCAAGTCGGCAAGCTCTTAAAATTTAAAAAGGCCTTTATTCCTTCGATCACCATGCCAACCCTGGCCGCCCTGACCTCACACGAGGTTGAAGTCGAGATCATTGATGAACATGTCGATGAGATCGATCTTGACCGCAAAGCCGACCTGGTCGCGATCACCTGCCACACTTTCTCCGCCTCCCGGGCGTACGAGATCGCCGATGAATTCCGTAAAAGAGGGACCAAAGTCATCCTGGGCGGGATCCACCCGACCGTCCTGCCCGACGAAGCAAAAGAACACGCCGACAGCGTCATGATCGGCGAAGTCGAGGATATTTGGGAAACGGTCATTAAAGATCTGAGGGCCAAAGAGTTAAAGCCATTCTACAGGCCCGGTTACCCAAGCTTGTCGCGGCTGGTCATTCCCAGGATCGACCTGATCAATCTGGCTAAATATCAGAAAATGCCCTTCTCCAGGCTCCCCACTATTCCGCTGGAAACCTCCCGCGGCTGTCCTTTTTCCTGCGACTTTTGCCTGGTGACCGGTTTTTACGGCCGCCATCAGCGGATGAAGCCGGTCAAGAACGTTGTCAAAGAGATCCAGGCGATCGGCGCTAAATATTATTTTTTCTGCGACGTCAATATCGGGGCGAACCAGGAACGGGCCCGCGAGCTTTTTGCCGCTCTTGCCCCGTTAAAGATCAAATGGGCCGGCCAGTTCAATGTTTTTGCCGCCAAGCATCCGGCCATGCTGAAGCTGGCCCGGCAAAGCGGCTGTTACGCCGCCTACCTGGGGATCGAAAGCATCAACGAAGCAAGCCTGCGCAGTGTCAATAAAAAGATCAATCGGATCGAAGATTACGCGGAACAACTTAAAGTTTTCCATGACTGCGGCCTGCCGATCCATGGTAGTTTTGTTTTTGGATTGGATGAAGACGATGAAGCAACGATCGACCAGACGGTTGAATTTGTCGATCGCAATCACATTGACAAGGTCACCTACTATTTCCTTTTCCCGATCCCGGGGACGGCCCAATACGACCGGATCAAAGCGGAAGGGAGAATGGTCCATGACCGCTACTGGCTGGATAAAACCCGCCCGCTGTTGGATGTCCACTACCAGCCAAAGAAGATCAGCCGGGAGAAATTGCTGGAAAAGTTCTGGGAAGCGAACGATAAAACTTTTTCCTGGAGATCGATCGTTAAAAGACTTTTTCTGCCGCCGCAGCCGCAAGCCCTGACCTCGTTCGTCTCGAATATTTATTACCGGAAAATGAACCGGAAGCGGGAATTAACTTTTTCGTAA